One window of the Actinomyces procaprae genome contains the following:
- a CDS encoding DNA cytosine methyltransferase, which translates to MDMSPDLTVGSLCTGYAGLEMGLRDAVVPWTPIRWVADPAPGPARLLAGRFPDTRNYGDITEVDWSRVEPVDVITAGTPCQGFSLAGHRRGLLDARSAVIRHMLRAVRKLRPRLVVWENVASAPAAWVAGELDSAGYRTATRIVTAAEAGAPHRRRRVFVLAARRDVSTYGLGRTLMPVLPYDGPRAGLLPTPTASMHTGPGRGRRQGGPNLQTAIREGLWMLSDARRRQHIWERRIGRLMPDPEDDQGRLSMRYAEWLMGTPDRWVTGIDGLTRTQQAQLIGNGVVPQQATYAIHALARDLAKDAP; encoded by the coding sequence ATGGATATGAGCCCCGACCTGACTGTCGGATCACTGTGCACCGGCTACGCCGGCCTGGAGATGGGGCTCCGCGACGCCGTGGTGCCCTGGACGCCGATCCGGTGGGTGGCGGACCCCGCCCCCGGCCCCGCGCGACTCCTCGCCGGCCGCTTCCCGGACACGCGCAACTACGGGGACATCACCGAGGTGGACTGGTCGCGGGTGGAGCCCGTCGACGTCATCACGGCCGGGACGCCCTGCCAGGGATTCAGCCTCGCCGGGCACCGGCGAGGCCTGCTGGACGCCAGGTCGGCGGTGATCAGGCATATGCTCCGCGCCGTCCGCAAACTCCGGCCACGGCTGGTGGTGTGGGAGAACGTGGCGTCGGCGCCCGCCGCGTGGGTCGCCGGGGAGCTGGACTCCGCCGGCTACCGGACCGCTACCCGCATCGTCACGGCGGCTGAGGCCGGCGCCCCGCACCGCCGCCGGCGGGTCTTCGTCCTCGCCGCCCGACGCGACGTCAGCACCTATGGGCTAGGACGCACCCTGATGCCGGTCCTGCCCTACGACGGGCCACGGGCGGGTCTCCTACCCACGCCGACGGCCAGCATGCACACCGGCCCAGGACGCGGAAGACGGCAGGGCGGCCCCAACCTCCAGACCGCCATCCGAGAGGGCCTGTGGATGCTGTCGGACGCACGCCGCAGGCAGCACATCTGGGAGCGCCGCATCGGGCGGCTCATGCCCGACCCCGAGGACGACCAGGGGCGCCTGAGCATGCGCTACGCCGAATGGCTGATGGGCACCCCCGACCGGTGGGTGACCGGCATCGACGGACTCACCCGCACCCAACAGGCCCAACTCATCGGCAACGGCGTCGTCCCCCAGCAGGCCACCTACGCCATCCACGCACTCGCCCGCGACCTCGCAAAGGACGCGCCATGA